A genome region from Pan troglodytes isolate AG18354 chromosome 3, NHGRI_mPanTro3-v2.0_pri, whole genome shotgun sequence includes the following:
- the LOC112204048 gene encoding histone H3.3A-like, giving the protein MARTKQTARKSTGGKAPRKQLATKAARKSAPSTGGVKKPHRYRPGTVALREIRRYQKSTELLVRKLPFQRLVREIAQDFKTDLRFQSAAIGALQEASEAYLVGLFEDTNLSAIHAKRVTIMPKDIQLARSIRGEHA; this is encoded by the coding sequence ATGGCTCGTACAAAGCAGACTGCCCGCAAATCGACCGGTGGTAAAGCACCCAGGAAGCAACTGGCTACAAAAGCCGCTCGCAAGAGTGCGCCCTCTACTGGAGGGGTGAAGAAACCTCATCGTTACAGGCCTGGTACTGTGGCGCTCCGTGAAATTAGACGTTATCAGAAGTCCACTGAACTTCTGGTTCGCAAACTTCCCTTCCAGCGTCTGGTGCGAGAAATTGCTCAGGACTTTAAAACAGATCTGCGCTTCCAGAGCGCAGCTATCGGTGCTTTGCAGGAGGCAAGTGAGGCCTATCTGGTTGGCCTTTTTGAAGACACCAACCTGAGTGCTATCCATGCCAAACGTGTAACAATTATGCCAAAAGACATCCAGCTAGCACGCAGCATACGTGGAGAACATGCTTAA